A segment of the Lolium perenne isolate Kyuss_39 chromosome 3, Kyuss_2.0, whole genome shotgun sequence genome:
ACAAAGATGCGCCCAATCCATGCTCATGTATTCCCCCTCCGGTTGGCCAGCAAGATTTCCCATGGATCCGCCTCACCATCAATGGAGGTCCTGtacaagagagagagagggggcagGGTCGAGAAAGGAGACGGCACGATGGGGAAACCGAAGAGGCTGCGTGAAGAGTAGAGACAATTAAGGAGGTGATGCATGCAGGGGTAGGAAAGGAAAGTTTCCCAAATTTTCTCTCCTGGCTAACGAATCTTGAAGTCTCCTTAATAAGTGTGCAGAAAAATATACGCCCTAATCCCtggtatggagggagtatgtaagaatcaatgcacagttgacacaagtgtttgcttctaagatagaaaggagtaggtaaactgactcaacataaagtaaaagaaaaggcccttcgcagagggaagcagggattaaatcatgtgctagagcttttcaagttttgaaatcatataaagagcataaaagtaaagttttgagaggtgtttgttgttgtcaacgaattgtagcgggtactctaactaccttatgaaccagactttcaagagcggctcccatgaaggacgttatctctaccagcaaggtagatcatccctcttctcttttgtttacacatgtattttagtttcattattgatgacactcctcccaaccttttgcttacacaagccatggctaaccgaatcctcgggtgccttccaacattcacataccatggaggagtgtctatttgcaaaattaagttgcttactgatagatcagggcaaaacatgtgaagagaattattaatgaaagttaattaattggggctgggcaccccgttgccagctctttttgcaaaattattggataagcggatgtgccactagtccattggtgaaagtctgtcagaagtaaatgacaagatcgaaagataaaacaccacatacttcctcatgagctataaaacattgacacaaataagagatactagcttttgaattgtttaaaggtagcacatgaagtatttacttggaatggcagagaaataccacatagtaggtagatatggtggacacaaatggcatgagtttgggctcaaggttttggatgcacgagaagcattccctctcagtataaggctttggctagaaaggttgtttgaagcaaacacaagtatgaaccggtacagcaaaacttacataagaacatattgcaagcattataagactctacactgtcttccttgttgttcaaacacttttaccagaaaatatctagaccttagagagaccaatcatgcaaacctacactaatagatttaaactacatgatgcaagagcttaaacatgatctatgagagctcaaaacaattgccaagtatcaaattattcaagataatataccatttaccacatgaagcattttctatttccaaccaaatagcaataagtgaagcgatcaactttcgccattgaacattataaaagtatgaaaaagcggagcgtgtctctctcccacataagcatggtaggatccgatttattcagagaatgaaaataacaaaacgaaaataaaagcacacagacgctccaagtatagcacataagatgtgacggaataaaaatatagtttcactagaggtgacctgataagttgttgatgaagaaggggatgccttgggcgtccccaagcttagatgcttgagtcttcttgaaatatgcagaggtgaaccacgggggcatccccaagattagacttttcactcttcttgatcacattatatcacccttctctcttgacccttgaaaacttcctccacaccaaactcaaagcaatctcattagagggttagtgcataatcaaaaattcatatgttcagagaggacacaatcattcttaacacttctggacattacccaagtctactgaaagttaatggaacaaataaatccactcaacacagtaaaagaggcaatgtgaaataaaaggcagaatctatcaaaacagaacagtccgtaaagacaaatttttctgaggcacttaacaggctcaaatgaaaaagctcaaaactaatgaaagttgcgtacatatctgaggatcacgcatgaaaattggcagatttttttgattcttctacagagaaatctactcaaattcgtgacaggtagaaatctatttctgcgcagcaatccaaatctagtatcaactttactattagagactttacttggcacaacaatacgataaaataaagataaggagaggttgctacagtagtaacaacttccaagacacaacaaaacagtagcaaaataaaaacatgggttatctcccaagaagtgctttctttatagccattaagatgggctcagtaattttaatgatgctcgcgcaagaaataagagttgaggcaaaagagagcatcaagaagcaaattcaaaacacatttaagcctaacccacttcctatgaaaaggaatcttgtaaggaaACAAGTACTGAAAGCACATAGCAACAAGCATAAAAAGGCAACACAAGTTCAACTTCAAGATTcttaacataaagaggggaaacttaatattattaagatgcatataaccatgtttccctctctcataatgactttcagtagcatcattgatgaaatccacaatataactatcacatgaaacattcttatcatgagctacatgcataaaagtatcattactctccacataagcataatcaattttattagtaatagtgggagtaaaactatcataaccatcattgtaatcatcataaattgcaggcatggtataatcataataacctttatcctccatagtaggtggcaccaaaataccactatcattataatcatcataaatgggaggcaaagtatcatcaaagtaaattttctcctcaaaacttgggggactaaaaatatcattttcatcaaaatcagcttccccaagcttaaattcttccatagcattagcaataatagtgtccaaacagttcatgctaataacattgctacaactattttgcaaacaaagttccatgggttttttaattctctcttaaaacacatcatgtcctaatacaagataaagttcatatagatctctaatttttttgttgttttccattaagcctaactagtgaaaataaaaacaagaaacaaaaagatataattgcagaatctaaaggagataccttcgagcactcacacaccgacaacagtgctaggaaatagcttagtagtcggaggatgtgaataccttttacattACCttaccggcaacggcgccagaaaatagcttggtagtcggaggatgtgaataccttttaccttacctccccggcaacggcgccagaaaatagcttgatgtctacgcacgcttctattcctgtagacagtgttgggcctccaagagcagaggtttgtagaacagcaacaagtttcccttaagtgaatcacccaaggtttatcgaactcagggaggtagaggtcaaagatattcctctcaagcaaccctgcaattaagatacaagaagtctcttgtgtccccaacacacctaatacacttgtcagatgtataggtgcactagttcggcgaagagatagtgaaatacaagtaatatggatgattgtaagtagtaattgcaatctgaaataaaaatggcagcaagcaaacatgtaacagaacttgttggaaatggtgtttcaatgcttagaaacaaggcctagggatcatactttcactagtggacactctcaacattgatcacataactgaataaataaatgctactttctacactctcttgttggataacaaacaccattcattgtgtagggctacaaaagcacacctcaagccggagtaaacaagctccacaacatccggagttcatattagagtaacctctagagtgcataatagaccgttgcaatttagaccgagtactaacatagcatacacactgtcaacaatagctatgaaagggggaatagatcgcatcaatactatcatagtaatagttaacttcataatctacaagagattacaatcataacctacgccaactactacatgatgcacacactgtcaacattacatcatggaggaggaatagactactttaataacatcactagagtagcacatagattaatagtgatacaaagctcatgatcacatacagatcacaccatgggagagagagatgaaccacatagctactggtagagccctcagcctcgggggagaactactccctcctcatcatgggagacagcaacggcgatgaagatggcggtgatgtcgatggagatgactccgggggcaattccccgtcccggcggcgtgccagaacagagacttctgtcccccaaaacggagtttcgcaatggcggcggcgtccctggagtctttctggagtttcgtcaattgttgtagggttttcacgtcacgagagattatataggcgaagaggcagcgcaagggggtgcctggggggcccaccccatagggcggcgcacccccctcctaggccgcgccccagtgtggtgtgggggccctgggcctcctctccggctccccttcggtgttctggtccgtctcggtgaaataagatgtttggcttttgtttcgtcgaattccgagaatattgcccgaacagcctttctggaaccaaaaacagcagaaaacaggaactggcacctcggcatcttgttaataggttagttccggaaaatgcataaaatcattataaagtgtgagcaaaacatgtaggtattgtcataagaagactagcatggaacattgatgtctacgggtgcttctattcttgtagacagtgttgggcctccaagagcagaggtttgtagaacagcagcaagtttcccttaagtggatcacccaaggtttatcgaactcagggaggaagaggtcaaagatatccctctcaagcaaccctgcaaccacaaagcaagaagtctcttgtgtccccaagacacctaataggtgcactagttcggcgaagagatagtgaaatacaagtggtatgaatgaatatgagcagtagtaacggcgccagaaaagtgcttgccggcgtgcagttgatggtagtaatattgcaggaagtaaacatgtaacagaacagtaaacaagcagcgatagcagtatttaggaacaaggcctagggatcatactttcactagtggacactctcaacattgatcacataacggaATAAATAGATacgtgctagactctacaccctcttgttggatgatgaacaccactaactgtgtaggattacacgaaccctcaatgccggagttaacaagctccacaatattcaatgttcatatttaaataaccttagagtgcataacagatcaacataaccaaaccaagtactaacatagcatgcacactgtcaccttcacactacaaaaggaggaatagatcacatcaatactatcatagcaatagttaacttcataatctacaagagatcacaatcatagcctacaccaagtactacacgatgcacacactgtcaccattacaccgtgcaggaggaataaactactttaataacatcactagagtagcacacagatatattgtgatacaaaacacattgcaatcataaagagatataaataagcacttcactatgccattcataacagtgaataagtattctgtgaaatatagcctaagagacccacacggtgcacacactgtcacctttacacacgtgggacaaggagtctccggagatcacataagtaaaatccacttgactagcataattacatctagattacaagcatcatcatatgaatctcaatcatgtaaggcagctcatgagattattgtattgaagcacataggagagagatgaaccacatagctaccggtacagccctgagcctcgatggagaactactccctcctcatgggagacagcagcgttgatgaagatggcggtggtgtcgatggaggagccttccgggggcacttccccgtcccggcggcgtgccggaacagagactcctgtcccccagatcttggcttcgcgatggcggcggctctggaaggtttctcgtaccgtggctttttccgtatcgtgttttaggtcagggacctttatataggcgaagaggcggcgtcagaaggtcaacgaggctgtgacacactaggggggcgcggccaaggcctggaccgcgccaccctggcgtctggtggcccagtggcccccctctggcctctctcgggtgttctggaagcttcgcgtgatcctaagatgctgggcgttgatttcgtccgattccgagaatatttccttactaggatttctgaaaccaaaaacagcagaaaacagcaactggcccttcggcatcttgtcaataggttagttccggaaaacgcataaatatgacataaagtatgcataaaacatgtagatatcatcaataatgtggcatggaacataagaaattatcgatacgtcggagacgtatcaaacatcagaaattatagatacgttggagacgtatcaaggacgaggacctcgccgccgccgacgccaacCGGGCTTTGCCCGGCCGCGCCCTCAAGCAacggcgagggaggagaggggagggaggaggggggcctggcggcggcgcgatctagggttcctcttggtcGCCGCGCAGGAGCGACGTAGGAGGAGACGCGGGGACGTTCCGATAGGGAGGATTTGGGACCCTTTTTGAAACATATATGAAATTTCTAACAAATATCAGTTATCTAAACAGTACTAAAAATACAAAATCTACAGCAAGGATGTTCTTTTCAGATCAACCATATGCATGGTATCCTTTTCATCAGCAAGAAAATTGTTGACGGGGACTGGCACTTATTTCTCTCCCTCCCAAGTACTACATGCAGCAGCCCGAAGTTTTAACACATATTTATGTTAGCTAGTCAATGAGGTTCCACTAAGACCCCCAAAGTTAATGTGTCATCTCCAGCGGTGTTGTCCACGCGCAAGGCGGCATCAGTTGACGCGGGAAGTAGGTGGTGTCCATTGCTACCGAGGAACCATGGTGGTACATGGGACAACCAGAGGCATCATACTCGTTGGTGGCTTCATGTGCGCGCGAGGGGAGAGACCGAGCGTGAGACCTCCTTAGTGCCAAAAAATGATGGATATAGTACACACTATATTTCCCTATCTTCCGTAAATATAAATCATACGCCGGTGTTTCTAAAGAGTCTTCTAAATTTTAGGGATAGAGAGGGCTTAAGGATTCTATTAGTGGTATTTTGTCTATTCTTGTAAATAAGGAGTATAATATTTTTGAAAAGTCAAACATTATAAGCTTGTATAAAAACTACCAAATAACTAGAATAATATGGGGCATgctatgaaaatatattttaatGATGTATCCAGTGATATTGATTTAGCATTATAGGTGTACATCTATCTGTAAACTTTTTAAACTTATAATGTTTAACTTCTTACAAATATCACACCCCTTGAAAAATACTTTGTTCTAGGCAAAAGAGATGAAATCATTTTCTCTGGTTTGGAGATCATTCTGAACATTGATTTAGGTTGAACCTTACTGTCTCCGCAATGAGTAGATGGTTCCTCACAATATTTTAAGACATGAATTTGTGCACATCATCCTAATGTACAGCTCCACTGCTCAAATTCCAGAGTTGAATCCACCCCACGGTAGCTTCAATACAGAGAATAGTTCTGTGTTGGAAAGAAAAAAGTGTCGCACGAGGCAAAACAAAAGTTACAGACCATTTCATGGAGATATACACCTGCCATATGCCTCGCAAGAAGCTGCATGCTTTATGTCTCAGAGGAGGTAGCGTCCACTATATGCTGGGATACTTCTTTGCACCATGTTTGCAGGAAATTTTCTCTGTCAAATAAATCTTGAGCCACAACTTGCGGATGGTTTCTACTTTGGCCTAAGGTCCACGCCCAACGTCATACCCAGCTTGGCTAAGGCGCTTGCACCAGTGTTCAAAAGCACCAGCTCCGGCACAATGACCGGGATGCAGTCTTTCGGCAGCCCATCATGTAGATTAGTGCTACTCACATCGATCACCGTGGTCTGAAAATAGTCTGGATCGTGGCGTTTCAATATCATTTTACATTTGAACTTTGATCCAGTAATGTGAGGATGGATACCGCAAATTGATATGACAACGTCAACGGACTTTAGTTTCACGTTGAGCAGGAACAGGTGCCCATCCTCGCCTGCAAGGACGGTTGTCCCCACCTTTAAGCCGAACGACAGCGACATGTAGCCGTATTTAACTTGTGGACACAACCAGTCGTGCTTGCTTGAGAAATGGTCTAGGAGCATCACGGTTGATCCGCTGAAGCTGCAGCCGGTTTCAGGGCAGAAACATGGCGCATGTGGGCAGCTTTTCTCATGGTCTTCTTTTTGGTAGTTGGTTGTCTTCACAGTGCATCCATGGTTGACATTGGAGCAAGCAACTTTGATGGATTCAATGACACGTTCTGTAATGTAGCAGCGACTGACCCTAGGACAGGAGCAGAAGTGGCACTTCTTGGGGAGTTTCTCATGGCAAGACGAACATATGGTATGCCCCACAGTGCACTGAGGTACAAACATGAATCAGTAAATATGCGAATAACTTAAGGTTACGGAAATACAACCAAACTAATGAACATAGGAATCAGAAAGTATGCATAATATGGTGGCTGAGTACATGGTAGTATAACATTGATACAAGTCAAGTTAACAATTAACACCGATAATTTTTTTAAAGGGTGAGGATAAGCATTTCTTGTATGTAAGTGAGCTCAGCAGCCATTCCTATTCGAATGCTAAATTCATCACATGCAGTTATTACCTGATAAAATAACTATGTCAACATGGACATGTACTTTTGAGGATTTTTAAATCCTATGACGGAATGTAGATTTCATCAACATGGTTTGGGTCAACTTCAGATTACAGCCGTTACACTTTTGCTTAAGAAACTTCAGTGTCTTTCCATACAGGCTGGGTGGATCCAGGATTTTACCCATTATGATTACAGAATCATTATAACACAAAAAAATTCATGGTCTAAAAAGCATTAGAATCTCCCCTTGACATGAATTTGTAGCATAACTTAACTGATCAACTATTACCGTATGTGATGTTGTTTTCGCACTCAATTAAGACCTAGTAGTATCAAAAAAGTTCTTATACAGTGACACACCAAGCCACCCTATTAATTGCAAGTTCTTATTATGTTATAGCCTGATCGAATATAGCAGACTTTTACTAATTTGCAGTTTCTCCATAATGATGATGCATAAGCTCTATGACTAACTGGTTTTGTATAAGGCATACCAACATTCCCCAGTTTAATATCACTTTTCACAAAATAATATAACACCAGTCAGTGTACATTGAAGAGAAGAAGTCTTTTTTAAGAGAGTGCACATATTCAGCTATAATTTCCATCTGAATCCATTCTGCTTCATTAGGCATACCAAAAATCAGTAAGAAACTCATAATTTTAAGTTGCAACACTAAATTAGCTTAATGGTACAATTGCCCATCCCCATCGAAATTTTATTGACCATTTAGTGAAAGTTGGAGAGTAGAGCATAGCTCTTCATATTTGGGTGTATACATTTGAATCTGCTGACCATCCTTGCCGGCTGGTCATATTTGGGAACCcccatacaataatgaacataaagacattacaagtttgcAACTCATATGGATGGGATCATGGAAGGCAAAATATATTTGTAGAAAATAGACATGAACGTTAGGCAACATGGATGGGATCATGGGTGGGATTGCAGTTTTCAACTAAACAATCTCAGGAACGCCCTACATAGTTTGAATTTCGCAATATTTTGAGACTCCCAGATAATAATTATACAGATTCATTGACGTTGCTACTTGCTAGTCTCCAAGACATGAGAGTTGAATAAATCGGTTTCTTCCATGAGGAGCTTTGTAGGTTTCGAGTAATATCAGCACAGAACTAGGTACCTGGAAAACTGGAGGGCGCATGGGGTAGCAGCAGACGGGGCAGTCGAGGAGGTCGACGTCCATGGTGACGTCGGTGGTGGCGGCCGCGACCTTCATCCGCTTGACGGCGccacccttcttcttctgctgTGATCCCATACCTTCAGGCGGCGGCAAGGAGCGGACCTTGGCGACAGCAAAGGCAGCGCAGCAGGTGACGGATTGGAGAGGTTTCTACGGATCGCAGGTCGGGCAACCGGAATCGAGCCGTCTATTGCTTCTCTCTCGCTCTCTCTTCGGGGGAGCGATGGGTTTTGTAGATCTCGAAGGAGACAAAAATGGAAAGTTGGTGGGTCGGGCAACGGCTAGGATACTCATCGCCAGCCTGTGAATTAATTGTGGACACTAATTTTACACAGTAAATTTGGATACTCATCGCCACCCTGTGAAATCCAATAAAAGATGTGCAAAGTAAAATATTTTTCGGACATGTAACTAATAGTACTATACTATGGCGTGCACGTACACTATCAGACACGCCTCATTCAGATACATCTCTAGTCGCGTCCCTCAAACCGTCCCCAAAGCGATTTGGGGTGCGCCGACAAAAAAAAAATTCCATCCGCGTTCTCCAAACCCGTTTTTTATCCGGcgtggcccgatacggtgtctggcgccccgagcccgtccccgctacacaggggacgctccgggcacgccagacacaacgaaaaacgaggcgaagcgacgcggggccgacccgtcagcggcacagaaAAAATTTGTCGCCCACTCCCGCTAAATCGCGCCTCTCCCACCACATCGCGCCTAGCCCGCCGCGCATTTCTGGCGTCCCAACACATTTCacctcctatcccgccgattcaTTTCCCCCTCCCGCCATCGTTACTCTGTTCCAGCCGCCGCCGCTACGCTCTCCCcatccatggcgccgccgacagcccccaaaaaatggccaagaaagcggccaagaagccgctgGACAATGAGACGTAAGGGGCGAAGGCaccgttcgcgaagccgcggaaggcgccggctccgaagaagaagccggaaggctGGACCGATGATCAGTGGCATCAAGATTGTCTGCGCTGGAAGAtctcgacggcggagcggaaaggatgGAGGGCGGCGCAGCAGGAGAAGAAGGCGCTGGCGGCGCGCGCGCACCAGCACTTGATAgccgggtgtatcgccgccaccaacgcgagcccatggagtaagACGGTGCCGTCGTACGTTCCGGGAGTGGTCTCTCCGTCGacatccgccttctacaacgacagcccctccgccactcccgggtgcgtgacgcctaacttgtcgccgcactaccaggatgcactgccgcatggcggcttcaaccccaactccGTCTTCTACTCACTGGCGTACGAGCAAGCGCCCCAGCGTGAGCCATGACCAGGTCCGGACGGCGCCCCGTTCAGTGGCCGCAGGGGGCCGCTCGAATTCGACGGCAccggtgctgaggaggaggaggagggggaggaggacgaggaggaggaggtggtggtggtggagggggtggaggacgacgacaacgacgaggacaaagagggcggcgaggaagaggaggaggagggtgccggtgaggatgatctcgtggaggttgacgcggacggcgtgagaaagaagaagaaggcttcaagcacacgag
Coding sequences within it:
- the LOC127339184 gene encoding E3 ubiquitin-protein ligase SINA-like 2, encoding MGSQQKKKGGAVKRMKVAAATTDVTMDVDLLDCPVCCYPMRPPVFQCTVGHTICSSCHEKLPKKCHFCSCPRVSRCYITERVIESIKVACSNVNHGCTVKTTNYQKEDHEKSCPHAPCFCPETGCSFSGSTVMLLDHFSSKHDWLCPQVKYGYMSLSFGLKVGTTVLAGEDGHLFLLNVKLKSVDVVISICGIHPHITGSKFKCKMILKRHDPDYFQTTVIDVSSTNLHDGLPKDCIPVIVPELVLLNTGASALAKLGMTLGVDLRPK